In one Alosa alosa isolate M-15738 ecotype Scorff River chromosome 14, AALO_Geno_1.1, whole genome shotgun sequence genomic region, the following are encoded:
- the slc22a18 gene encoding solute carrier family 22 member 18 isoform X2, which produces MAFPSVLYNTMGIIQLLGGPIFGRFADLFGARAALSVSCMASVVYFVLLAMADSTAMLFIHKLPAVFMHVLPGTQMVVADLTEPEKRADALAKLGLCFGIGMITGSTLGGTLSTRYGEGYAACTAVVGSFISLLLVLKFIPKHTKAQSAQDQNNKNRSIFNLGDITRLMKYPGVAKTFIVKITSGLPSGIFQVMFSVIAINFFQLQPEQNGYLMAYFGVMQMVMQGAVIGRMTARYSEKTLLLLSVGVSSLVGLAQALMANVFQFSLIVIPMMFSLSMFNVITDSMLTKSIPSSDTGTMMGLCASVQSLMRTVGPTIGGLLYENYGVSSFGYIQCAVNAAVFLFLFKDRRTQRVITRK; this is translated from the exons ATGGCTTTTCCTTCAGTTCTCTATAACACCA TggggatcatccagctccttgGAGGGCCCATATTTGGCAG GTTTGCTGACCTGTTTGGGGCACGGGCCGCTCTGTCTGTGTCCTGCATGGCATCGGTGGTCTACTTTGTGCTGCTGGCAATGGCAGACAGCACTGCAATGCTCTTCATTCACAAACTCCCTGCAGTGTTCATGCATGTCCTTCCAG ggACTCAGATGGTGGTGGCGGACCTGACGGAGCCGGAGAAGAGGGCTGATGCTCTGGCCAAGTTGGGCCTGTGCTTTGGGATCGGGATGATCACAGGTTCCACTCTAGGGGGCACTCTCAGCACACGCTATGG GGAGGGATATGCTGCTTGTACTGCTGTTGTTGGGAGCTTTATTAGTTTGCTGTTGGTTTTGAAATTCATCCCCAAACACACTAAAGCACAGAGTGCACAGGACCAGAATAACA AGAACCGCTCCATCTTTAACCTGGGTGACATCACCAGGCTCATGAAGTACCCTGGAGTGGCGAAGACCTTCATCGTCAAAATCACCTCTGGCCTCCCCTCAG GTATCTTTCAGGTCATGTTCTCCGTCATTGCCATCAATTTCTTCCAGTTGCAACCTGAGCAGAATGGCTACCTGATGGCCTACTTTGGGGTGATGCAGATG GTCATGCAGGGGGCTGTGATAGGACGCATGACAGCCAGATACTCTGAAAAGACGCTGCTGCTCCTGTCTGTTGGGGTGTCTAGTCTGGTGGGCCTGGCTCAG GCACTCATGGCCAATGTATTCCAGTTCAGTCTTATTGTCATTCCCATGATGTTCTCCCTGAGTATGTTCAATGTAATCACAGACAGCATGCTCACCAAGAGCATACCCTCATCAgacacag gCACTATGATGGGGCTGTGTGCTTCAGTGCAGTCCCTTATGCGCACAGTTGGCCCTACCATTGGAGGCCTCTTATATGAGAACTATGGCGTGTCTTCATTTGGATACATTCAGTGTGCCGTAAATGCTgcagtctttcttttccttttcaaGGACAGGAGAACACAGAGAGTAATCACTAGAAAATAG
- the slc22a18 gene encoding solute carrier family 22 member 18 isoform X1, giving the protein MESNKKMDSLAGINKQRVILVTYLIAAMDITWLFLQFSITPYLAKRLGFDTLWFGYLQTTVGIIQLLGGPIFGRFADLFGARAALSVSCMASVVYFVLLAMADSTAMLFIHKLPAVFMHVLPGTQMVVADLTEPEKRADALAKLGLCFGIGMITGSTLGGTLSTRYGEGYAACTAVVGSFISLLLVLKFIPKHTKAQSAQDQNNKNRSIFNLGDITRLMKYPGVAKTFIVKITSGLPSGIFQVMFSVIAINFFQLQPEQNGYLMAYFGVMQMVMQGAVIGRMTARYSEKTLLLLSVGVSSLVGLAQALMANVFQFSLIVIPMMFSLSMFNVITDSMLTKSIPSSDTGTMMGLCASVQSLMRTVGPTIGGLLYENYGVSSFGYIQCAVNAAVFLFLFKDRRTQRVITRK; this is encoded by the exons ATGGAGTCGAACAAGAAGATGGATTCTCTGGCCGGCATAAATAAACAGAGAGTGATTTTGGTCACTTATCTGATAGCCGCTATGGACATCACATGGCTTTTCCTTCAGTTCTCTATAACACCA TATTTGGCCAAAAGACTGGGTTTTGATACTTTGTGGTTTGGCTATCTTCAAACGACAGTggggatcatccagctccttgGAGGGCCCATATTTGGCAG GTTTGCTGACCTGTTTGGGGCACGGGCCGCTCTGTCTGTGTCCTGCATGGCATCGGTGGTCTACTTTGTGCTGCTGGCAATGGCAGACAGCACTGCAATGCTCTTCATTCACAAACTCCCTGCAGTGTTCATGCATGTCCTTCCAG ggACTCAGATGGTGGTGGCGGACCTGACGGAGCCGGAGAAGAGGGCTGATGCTCTGGCCAAGTTGGGCCTGTGCTTTGGGATCGGGATGATCACAGGTTCCACTCTAGGGGGCACTCTCAGCACACGCTATGG GGAGGGATATGCTGCTTGTACTGCTGTTGTTGGGAGCTTTATTAGTTTGCTGTTGGTTTTGAAATTCATCCCCAAACACACTAAAGCACAGAGTGCACAGGACCAGAATAACA AGAACCGCTCCATCTTTAACCTGGGTGACATCACCAGGCTCATGAAGTACCCTGGAGTGGCGAAGACCTTCATCGTCAAAATCACCTCTGGCCTCCCCTCAG GTATCTTTCAGGTCATGTTCTCCGTCATTGCCATCAATTTCTTCCAGTTGCAACCTGAGCAGAATGGCTACCTGATGGCCTACTTTGGGGTGATGCAGATG GTCATGCAGGGGGCTGTGATAGGACGCATGACAGCCAGATACTCTGAAAAGACGCTGCTGCTCCTGTCTGTTGGGGTGTCTAGTCTGGTGGGCCTGGCTCAG GCACTCATGGCCAATGTATTCCAGTTCAGTCTTATTGTCATTCCCATGATGTTCTCCCTGAGTATGTTCAATGTAATCACAGACAGCATGCTCACCAAGAGCATACCCTCATCAgacacag gCACTATGATGGGGCTGTGTGCTTCAGTGCAGTCCCTTATGCGCACAGTTGGCCCTACCATTGGAGGCCTCTTATATGAGAACTATGGCGTGTCTTCATTTGGATACATTCAGTGTGCCGTAAATGCTgcagtctttcttttccttttcaaGGACAGGAGAACACAGAGAGTAATCACTAGAAAATAG